The Apibacter raozihei DNA segment AATGAAACAGGTGGAAGATACAAAAATCGCGTATTGGGAGATATGTTGGCTATTGAAAAAGGACAATATTATCGATTAAACTCTGAAATAGAAACCCGGAGAAATATTTATAAAGTTAACAACTTTAATATCCTGGGATTTAAAACAGCACCTGAATCCGGATCTGATTCAACTTTGGTGACAAATATTATTCTTACACCTATGGATAAATATTCATACGAAATCGGGTTTGAGGCATTTGGCTCCAAAGTGGTGAATTTCGGGATAACACCTAACGTAACTTTTACTGCAAAAAATCTTTTCAAAGGAGCAGAGAATTTAAGTGTCACATTAGGTGGTTCTGTAGGAAACATAGAATCTAAAAAAAATAATAGTAGTTTATTTAACGCTTCAGAAGTTTCAGCTCAGGCAAGTTTGTCATTTCCCAAATTGCTGGTTCCTTTTAACGGTAAAAAAATCATACCTAAAAGGTGGGGACCCTCCTCAGCAATTACCCTGGGATATAATGCACAATATAATATAGGGCTGGATAGAAGGAACTATAATGCAGGATTATCGTATAATTTTACTCCTACACGTACCACCGTTCATCAGGTAACATTATGGGGGTTGCAGTACACACAGTTTCTAAATCCGGGAAATTACTATAATATTTATACCGAAGATTGGAATACTATGAAAGAACTTTATTTCAAAGTATATCCTGAACTTGAAAGTGCTTTAAACGACAAGAAAATAACAGAAAAGCAGCTTCAGGAACAAGTTATTAACGACCGGGCCTTTAGAGATGAACTTATGCATGTTTCGCCTGAAAGTATGGATTCCTATGGATTATTGGAATCAAGAAGGTATAGATTTACACAAAATGTATTAATATCTTCTTTTAAATATAATTTTACTTACGATCAAAGATTAAGTTTTTTTCCTCCCAAAAACCCATTTTACATTAAAACCCAGATTGAATTAGCAGGAAATGCCTTATCTATATTTAATAAATCTTTAAAAGATTTTACCACATCAAATGATAAAGTGGTAAAAGAAATATTTGGTGTTCCCTACTCTCAATTTGTGAAAATTGATTTGGATATCAGGAAATATTGGAATTTATCATTGAAAAAATCATTCAATGTACGTTTTTTTACAGGTATAGGTATACCATACGGAAATTCTTTCGATATGCCTTTCGACAGAAGTTATTCTGTGGGAGGACCAAGTGATGTTAGGGCTTTTAAAGCGTTTGGATTTGGTCCGGGAACTTCTAAGTTTGGAAGTAAAGACGGATATGAATTAGTTGCGTTGGAAAACTTTAAACTACTTACTTCACTTGAATATCGTTTTCCGCTTCCAAGTAAAGGCTTTGAAGGAGCTTTATTCGTTGACGCTGGAAATGTATGGGGAATCCGAAAAAATTCCCTGAATAAATTTGAATTTGACAGTTTTTATAAAGAATTAGGTATCGGAGGAGGATGGGGAGTTCGTTGGAACATAAGTAATTTTATCATACGATTTGATTTTGCTTATAAATTTCACGATCCGCGAAGAGACGAAGGAGACCGCTGGTATTTCAAGCATATAAATGTATTAAAACCTCAGATTAACTTTGCCATTGATTATCCTTTTTAAACCTTTTATTTAACTTTTCAGATTTAAATAAAAGACAAATTATGACTTTCTATAAAAATATACGATTAAGCAATTGGTTCGGATATGTTGTAGCATTAACCGTTTCTGTTTTTATCGTTATATTTTCCAACAGAAAAGTCAAGGAATTAAAAAGAGAAGAATCTGTTAAAATAGCGAATTATGCCAAAACCTTAGAGCTTTTAAATACAGAAAGCGGTATCCCATCTAATACACAGGTTTTCTTAGTACAGTTTATAGAGCAAAATACTACTATTCCGGTAATTTTAGTAGATGAAAAAGGAACCTATCTTGACTCAAAAAATGTTAAGAAAGAAGTTATAACTAATCCGGTAAGATTAAAAGACGAATTGGACAATATGCAGGAATTGTATAAACCGATTCCCATAGTGTTACCATTTGGAAAGCAATATGTTTATTACAAAAACTCATTATTACTTACACAGTTAGAATATTACCCGATTATATTAATAATTTTAATAGTATTATTTGTGTGGTTTACCTACTGGTATTTCAAAACCCTGAAAAAAACAGAACAAAGTCTTTTATGGGCCGGAATGGCTAAAGAAACAGCTCATCAGATAGGAACACCATTATCCTCAATTATTGGCTGGTTGGAAATATTAAAACTAGAAGATATAGATCAGCATCCCATTCAAAATATAGAAAGAGATGTCAATCGTCTACAAAATATTACAGATAGATTTTCAAAGATAGGTTCAACACCATCATTAGAAGAAGCAGACATTATAGAAGTTTCCTATCAGGCCTTCCTATATTTAAAAAACAGAGTATCCAAGCACATCACTTTCAAATTTATATCTCCTGAACATCCTATATTTCTACAGCTCAATATATCCCTTTATAGTTGGGTTATAGAAAATTTAATAAAAAATGCTGTAGATGCTATGAAAAAAGAAGGGAATATTGTAATGGAAATACAGGAAAGCAAAAAACATGTCTATATTGATCTATCTGATGACGGTGCAGGAATACCTTTAAAAAATATTAAAACAATATTTAAACCAGGATTTACTACGAAAAAGCGTGGTTGGGGATTAGGTTTGTCTCTGGCAAGAAGAATTATAGCTGACTATCATTTTGGTAAAATATTTGTTTTAAAGACAGAGCTAAATAAAGGTACAACCTTTCGAATTATACTTAAAAAATAAATTTTGTAAAATTTAACAGATAGTACAATCTAAAACTTAGGTAATTTATTTATTTTTGACCCTATGATATTACGTGGTGAACATTTAATTAAGACTTACGGAAGCAAGAGAGTAGTAAAAGACGTATCTTTAAAAGTAGAACAAGGAGAAATTGTCGGACTTTTAGGGCCTAATGGTGCAGGAAAAACAACAACTTTTTATATGATTGTAGGCCTGATAAAACCTACACAAGGACAGGTATTTATTGATAAAATAAACATTACACACGATGCAATGTATAAAAGAGCGCAGAAAGGAATAGGATATCTGGCTCAGGAAGCATCAATTTTTAGGAAACTTTCCGTAGAAGATAATATTTTAGGAGTGTTGGAAATGACAAAGCTTTCAAAAAAAGAAAGAAGGTTAAAAACAGATTCTTTAATAGAAGAATTTGGATTGGAACACGTAAGAAAAAATAGAGGAGATTTATTATCCGGAGGAGAAAGACGTCGTTGTGAAATAGCAAGATGTCTGGCAACCGACCCAAATTTTATATTGCTTGATGAGCCTTTTGCTGGAGTAGACCCTATAGCGGTAGAAGATATTCAGAAAGTAGTCCGATCGTTAGTCAATAAAAACATAGGTATTCTTATTACAGACCACAATGTACAGCAAACCTTAGCAATTACTAACAGAACCTATATTATGTTTGAAGGTAATATACTAAAAGAAGGATATCCTGAAGATTTAGCAAACGATCCAATGGTCCGTCAGGTATACCTTGGAGAGAATTTCAGGTTTGAAAAAATTTAAATCCTAAATAATAACCATGAAATATTTTATAACAATACTATCAATATTTTTCTCTATAAGTCTTGTGGCTCAGAAAATACCTGAGATATCAAAGACTGAATTTTCGAAGGAAGCATTGTCTGAACAAGTATTAGATGTAAATGATAATAAAATAACCTTAAATACATTACTTGAAAACTACAAAGGGAAAATTATAGTTATAAAATTTTGGGCAGGGTGGTGTAAAGACTGTCTGGTAGATATGCCTTTTTCAGATCAACTAAAAGAAAATAATCCTGAGGTGAGTTTTATATATCTGTCTTTAGATCGGAATAAAGAATTCTGGTTAAAAAGTATTGTCAAATACGGATTAGATAAAAAAGGGAATAATTACTGGTTTTATACAGGTTGGAAAAATACTTTTACAGAATATATAGAATTAAATTGGATACCCAGATATATGATTATAGCTCCTGATGGAAAAATAGCTAAATATTATTCAGTAACAGCTAAAGATCCTGAGATTCAGGAAATAATAGAAAATCTTAGAAACGAAAACCAAAAATAATTATTTTTTTTCTTCCATTTCGTCCAAAATGAGTTGATTGGCTTCTTGTAACTGAAAATACCAATCTTCACCAAATTTTCGGATTAATGGTTCTTTTAAAAACTCAAAAACTTTAACTTTTAATTCTTTTCCTAAAGTACATGCATCTGAACATATATGCCATTCATCGTAATTCAAAGCAATATATTTTCTGAGTTTTTGAAGGCGTATAGGATATAAGTGGCAGGATATAGGTTTTTTATAGGAAACTTTACCTTCCTCATATGCCTTTTCAATTGCGCATTTAGCTATACCTGCATTATCAAATATTACGTAAGCACATTCTTTACCTTCAATTAAAGGAGTAACATAATCACCGTCAATATCAGTAACATATTTTCCCTGCAGCTCAATAGAACGTTTACCCTCATCTCTCAAATAAGGAGCTACCTGATCGTATATTTCTTCAAGTACAGGCAGTTCATCCTCATCAAGCGGAGCTCCTGAATCTCCTTCCACACAACAGATTCCTTTGCATTTGTTTAAATTACATACAAATTGCTTTTGAAAAATATCCAGAGAAATAATAGTATCGTCTATTTGAATCATAAATTTTAAATAACACTGCAAAAGTAAGCTTATATTTTTATTCTTAAAAAGTTTGTTAAAATATAATATGAAAAATATCACTTTTGGCTAAATGTTTGTATAATGCTTAAACACTCAGTTATACCATACACATAAAAAACAGTAAAAAAATAAAAGGAATATAATAAAAATATGAAAAAAAGAATTGTCCTTGTAGGAGGAGGTTTTGCTGGAATTAATATAATGACCCAGCTGGCCAATGATGATAACTATGAAATTATTCTGGTAGATAAGAACAACTATAATTTTTTCCCACCTCTCATATATCAAGTTAGCTCAAGCATATTAGAACCGGCCGCTATCAGTTATCCCTTCAGAAGATTTATCAGACATAAAAAAAATGTACATTTTCATTTAGGAGAACTAGTGGAGGTAAAGCCTCAGGAAAAAAAAGTGGTACTTTCCAATGGCGAAATAGATTACGATATATTAATATTTGCAACCGGAACCCAAAGTAATTATTTCGGAATGTCTAACATTGAAAAATATGCCATTCCGATGAAGACTCTCAACGATGCTCTTTTATTAAGGAATACACTTTTATTACGTATGGAGGAAGCATCCCTAGTTCAGGATCCGGTGGAACAGGAAAAATTATTATCCATAGTAATTACTGGAGGAGGACCGGCAGGAGTAGAAATTGCCGGGGTACTTTGTGAAATAGTAAATTATATTTCTCCGGTTGATTATAGAAATTTAAAATGTAAAGTAAATATATATCTGGTGGAGGGAGCTACAACTCTTTTAGGAGCAATGAGTGAAAAATCTCATGAAGAATCTTACAAAGCATTAAAAAAATTGGGGGTAAAAGTATTATTGAATACGAGAGTTAAAGACTGTGATGAAGGAGCTATTTATTTTGATGGAGGTGAAAAAATAGAGACCAGAACTATAATATGGACAGCGGGAGTAACATCAAGAGTTTTTAAAGGGTTGTCAGAAGACATTTTTGGTAAAGGGAGAAGAATGCAGGTTGACGAATTTAACGAAGTAAAAGGATATAAAGATATATATGCATTAGGAGATACCTGTATAATGACTACAGATTCAGAATTTCCTGAAGGTCACCCACAGTTGGCGCAGGTAGCCATACAACAAGGTAAAAACCTGGCAAAAAATTTAAAAAGAAAAATTAAAAATCAAAAGCTAAGTCCATTTCACTATACTGATAGAGGTTCAATGGCTGTAATTGGTAGAAATAAAGCGGTTGCAGATTTAATACATCCAACCATGTTTCTTAAAGGCTTCATAGCCTGGGCAATATGGTCATCTATTCACCTTATATCTTTAGTTTCCGTAGGAAATAAATTGAATACATTTTATAGATGGATGACAATTTATTTTTCTAGAAACACATCATTAGGCATAGCCTACAAAATAGGAGATAAAAAGTAAATTTCAACTTATAAAAAAACAGACCAATTTAAATTAATTGGTCTGTTTTTATTTTGTCTGTTTATTATGATGAGTGTCTTTATCAGCAGAAGAAGAAATTTGCGTAGCATCCATACTTACAGTTCCATGATAATTGGCTCCATTTTCAACCTGAAAACTTTTAACGTGCATATTTCCTATAATGCTTCCGGTTTCTTTAAGAGTTAGATTATCAGCAAAAACGTCTCCCTCTATTTTTCCGTAAATAATTAATTCTTTGGTTTTCACATCACCTTTAACGTAACCCTTTTTACCTAAAATAACACCACCGGCGCTGGTTATTCCACCTAAAGCCTGCCCGTCGATTTTTATAAAAGCCTTGCAATTGATGGTTCCTTCAATTTTACAATCTTCCGCTATGATTGTTGTTATATTCTCAGAACCTAGACTCGGAGAGTCATTTTTTTTCTTATTAAACATATAGTAGTTGGTTAATTATTCTGTTATTTGTAAGTATTTTTTAGGATTTTCTTTTTCCTTATTATATAATATTTCATAATGTACGTGTGGACCTGTAGAACGTCCGGTATTACCTAGTTTACCAATAATATCGCCTGCTTTTACTTTTTGCCCCAGTTTAACATTGATTGCTGACAAATGTCCGTAAAGAGTTTCATAACCATGAGAATGTTTAACCATGATACAATTGCCATATCCGCCTTTAACACTTGCATAAGTAACTGTTCCGTTAGCAGTAACCCGAATAGGATCACCAATTTTTCCAGCTAAATCCAGTCCGGGATGAAATTCTGACCCCTTGCCTGACATAGGATTTCCTCTTACACCAAAGTCGGAAGTTAATCTGCCTATATGAGGAAGGCCTACAGGTATAGATTGAATTTTATTCAATAAATCCTGAACTCTGTCTTTTCTTGATTCAATCAAATCGGGATTAAGATCTTCAATAGGATAATACTCACCTCCGACATTGTCAGTTCCTTCGGAAGTTCTGGAAGATGATAAAGTCTTTACTTCTCTTTCTTTTAAATATTTTTCAATTTTATCTAATGATTTTTCAGCTTCATCTAAATTATTCAGCATTTGGTTTAATTTTTTATTATCCAGTTTATTTTCCAAATCTGCAATTTTTCCATGAAGTTCTCTCTTCTGATAGTATCCGTATGCAATAAAGGTGGATAATCCGGTTAATAAAATACATACAGTAATTGATGAATAAAGAAGAACTTTTTTATACAAAGACATATTTTCAATATGTCTTTGATTAATACTGTATACTTTAGTTTCGTTAGAGTGCTTATCTGTTACTATTACCGTAGAATATTTTGTTTTACTCATGTTTTAAATGATTTTATTTTTTGATCATAAGGGTAACAAAGATACTCATTGCAAAATAATTGAATTAAATGAACCTGATTATTTAACAATATTTTAGCAGAACATTAAGAAATAAATTAAAATTTAAGTTGTTTAAAATCAGATTTTTATATATGTTAGAATAATAATTTATAAACATCTTCAACTTTTGAAACCAGCTCAATACGTATAGAATGATTTTTAACATCAACCTTATTATATTTGGAAATAAAAATGACATCGTAGCCCAGCTTTTCTGCTTCCGTAATTCTTTGTTCTATACGATTTACAGCTCTGATTTCACCGCTCAAACCTACTTCTCCAGCAAACAAACAATTATCAGGTAAAGAGATATCTTCATTAGAAGATAAAATAGCACAAATAACCCCTAAATCAATTGCCGGATCATCTACTCTAAT contains these protein-coding regions:
- a CDS encoding bactofilin family protein; this encodes MFNKKKNDSPSLGSENITTIIAEDCKIEGTINCKAFIKIDGQALGGITSAGGVILGKKGYVKGDVKTKELIIYGKIEGDVFADNLTLKETGSIIGNMHVKSFQVENGANYHGTVSMDATQISSSADKDTHHNKQTK
- a CDS encoding NAD(P)/FAD-dependent oxidoreductase codes for the protein MKKRIVLVGGGFAGINIMTQLANDDNYEIILVDKNNYNFFPPLIYQVSSSILEPAAISYPFRRFIRHKKNVHFHLGELVEVKPQEKKVVLSNGEIDYDILIFATGTQSNYFGMSNIEKYAIPMKTLNDALLLRNTLLLRMEEASLVQDPVEQEKLLSIVITGGGPAGVEIAGVLCEIVNYISPVDYRNLKCKVNIYLVEGATTLLGAMSEKSHEESYKALKKLGVKVLLNTRVKDCDEGAIYFDGGEKIETRTIIWTAGVTSRVFKGLSEDIFGKGRRMQVDEFNEVKGYKDIYALGDTCIMTTDSEFPEGHPQLAQVAIQQGKNLAKNLKRKIKNQKLSPFHYTDRGSMAVIGRNKAVADLIHPTMFLKGFIAWAIWSSIHLISLVSVGNKLNTFYRWMTIYFSRNTSLGIAYKIGDKK
- the tamL gene encoding translocation and assembly module lipoprotein TamL; the protein is MKRNITLKILISAQILLIFSCKTNKVPEKQYLFIGNKYNYLDKKGMPYLDAYGMPFYDEKGKPVVNEYKSPFSDELDSYVKQKPNKTILFFVPLALWMYDRSDPKFDSVYYDYYKVKQKERNQALLDSLYIKYNLKSYVGQNRWFDRFFYNNGEPPVIADTAIAASSAKNLQQYFKNRGWRKSSVKDTLLASGKKAKVRYDIKLGRPMIMDTIIYDVAQELQDNLYNGYLQRQTKIKVKKNSVERTKEELINVFFSRGSSIKKGDRLDAYVIEKEISRIENRFQNMGYFRFNDLKDEVIYYVDTAKNIYNVPVRMSIKKSAIATDVKKDSAQLKFKKYKYNQLRVTLQNLNKEMQYHIDSTYYVTDRKIVKWEDGKKRKGIIKDTIAFIVNETGGRYKNRVLGDMLAIEKGQYYRLNSEIETRRNIYKVNNFNILGFKTAPESGSDSTLVTNIILTPMDKYSYEIGFEAFGSKVVNFGITPNVTFTAKNLFKGAENLSVTLGGSVGNIESKKNNSSLFNASEVSAQASLSFPKLLVPFNGKKIIPKRWGPSSAITLGYNAQYNIGLDRRNYNAGLSYNFTPTRTTVHQVTLWGLQYTQFLNPGNYYNIYTEDWNTMKELYFKVYPELESALNDKKITEKQLQEQVINDRAFRDELMHVSPESMDSYGLLESRRYRFTQNVLISSFKYNFTYDQRLSFFPPKNPFYIKTQIELAGNALSIFNKSLKDFTTSNDKVVKEIFGVPYSQFVKIDLDIRKYWNLSLKKSFNVRFFTGIGIPYGNSFDMPFDRSYSVGGPSDVRAFKAFGFGPGTSKFGSKDGYELVALENFKLLTSLEYRFPLPSKGFEGALFVDAGNVWGIRKNSLNKFEFDSFYKELGIGGGWGVRWNISNFIIRFDFAYKFHDPRRDEGDRWYFKHINVLKPQINFAIDYPF
- a CDS encoding TlpA family protein disulfide reductase — protein: MKYFITILSIFFSISLVAQKIPEISKTEFSKEALSEQVLDVNDNKITLNTLLENYKGKIIVIKFWAGWCKDCLVDMPFSDQLKENNPEVSFIYLSLDRNKEFWLKSIVKYGLDKKGNNYWFYTGWKNTFTEYIELNWIPRYMIIAPDGKIAKYYSVTAKDPEIQEIIENLRNENQK
- a CDS encoding M23 family metallopeptidase, giving the protein MSKTKYSTVIVTDKHSNETKVYSINQRHIENMSLYKKVLLYSSITVCILLTGLSTFIAYGYYQKRELHGKIADLENKLDNKKLNQMLNNLDEAEKSLDKIEKYLKEREVKTLSSSRTSEGTDNVGGEYYPIEDLNPDLIESRKDRVQDLLNKIQSIPVGLPHIGRLTSDFGVRGNPMSGKGSEFHPGLDLAGKIGDPIRVTANGTVTYASVKGGYGNCIMVKHSHGYETLYGHLSAINVKLGQKVKAGDIIGKLGNTGRSTGPHVHYEILYNKEKENPKKYLQITE
- the lptB gene encoding LPS export ABC transporter ATP-binding protein; amino-acid sequence: MILRGEHLIKTYGSKRVVKDVSLKVEQGEIVGLLGPNGAGKTTTFYMIVGLIKPTQGQVFIDKINITHDAMYKRAQKGIGYLAQEASIFRKLSVEDNILGVLEMTKLSKKERRLKTDSLIEEFGLEHVRKNRGDLLSGGERRRCEIARCLATDPNFILLDEPFAGVDPIAVEDIQKVVRSLVNKNIGILITDHNVQQTLAITNRTYIMFEGNILKEGYPEDLANDPMVRQVYLGENFRFEKI
- a CDS encoding DUF3109 family protein translates to MIQIDDTIISLDIFQKQFVCNLNKCKGICCVEGDSGAPLDEDELPVLEEIYDQVAPYLRDEGKRSIELQGKYVTDIDGDYVTPLIEGKECAYVIFDNAGIAKCAIEKAYEEGKVSYKKPISCHLYPIRLQKLRKYIALNYDEWHICSDACTLGKELKVKVFEFLKEPLIRKFGEDWYFQLQEANQLILDEMEEKK
- a CDS encoding sensor histidine kinase, producing the protein MTFYKNIRLSNWFGYVVALTVSVFIVIFSNRKVKELKREESVKIANYAKTLELLNTESGIPSNTQVFLVQFIEQNTTIPVILVDEKGTYLDSKNVKKEVITNPVRLKDELDNMQELYKPIPIVLPFGKQYVYYKNSLLLTQLEYYPIILIILIVLFVWFTYWYFKTLKKTEQSLLWAGMAKETAHQIGTPLSSIIGWLEILKLEDIDQHPIQNIERDVNRLQNITDRFSKIGSTPSLEEADIIEVSYQAFLYLKNRVSKHITFKFISPEHPIFLQLNISLYSWVIENLIKNAVDAMKKEGNIVMEIQESKKHVYIDLSDDGAGIPLKNIKTIFKPGFTTKKRGWGLGLSLARRIIADYHFGKIFVLKTELNKGTTFRIILKK